One Aneurinibacillus migulanus genomic region harbors:
- the hpaE gene encoding 5-carboxymethyl-2-hydroxymuconate semialdehyde dehydrogenase, which produces MPIQAADNESQATYKQIDDVRLYINGEFVNAKSGAMFENVNPFTNEVNNLVAEGRQEDMNKAVAAAKEAFEHGPWGKMKVEERMKQINRIADLIDEEIEEIAFLESLDTGLPISQTRKMTARAAENFRFYARMVQTKLHGESYLVNDEFINYTVYKPLGVVGLITPWNAPFMLETWKVAPALATGNTVILKPAELSPLTANKLAEVIDKAGLPKGVFNVVHGFGETAGDALVSHPDVKAISFTGETTTGSIIIKNSADTLKKTSMELGGKSPLIVFDDADLDRALDAAVWGIFSFNGERCTANSRVFLQKNIKDQFVEALKERVANIKVGDPMDPLTQLGPLIEKEHFNKVKQYIEIAKEEGCEVVQGMVPDEVKVGNFVPPTLLLNAKNSMKVCQEEIFGPVMAVIEFETEEEVVAMANDVRYGLAGYVWTNDIKRGHRVAQAVEAGMLWINAQNVRDLRIPFGGTKDSGIGREGGHYAIFEFYTEPKVIHVAIGEHHIPQFGKKK; this is translated from the coding sequence ATGCCAATCCAAGCAGCTGATAATGAAAGTCAAGCTACATATAAACAAATAGACGATGTAAGGTTATACATTAACGGCGAGTTTGTGAATGCAAAATCAGGTGCCATGTTTGAGAATGTAAACCCTTTTACCAATGAAGTGAATAACCTTGTGGCGGAAGGACGTCAAGAGGATATGAATAAGGCTGTAGCGGCAGCAAAAGAAGCGTTTGAACATGGGCCATGGGGCAAGATGAAAGTAGAAGAACGTATGAAACAGATCAACCGCATTGCCGATCTGATTGATGAAGAAATCGAAGAAATCGCCTTTTTAGAATCATTAGATACAGGTCTTCCCATTAGTCAAACAAGAAAGATGACGGCCCGTGCTGCTGAAAACTTCCGTTTCTATGCGAGAATGGTCCAAACCAAATTACATGGTGAGTCCTATCTAGTGAATGATGAGTTTATTAATTATACGGTTTATAAACCATTAGGGGTTGTTGGGTTAATCACCCCATGGAATGCACCGTTCATGCTGGAAACATGGAAAGTCGCACCGGCATTGGCAACGGGTAACACAGTGATTCTAAAACCTGCTGAACTATCCCCTTTAACCGCGAATAAACTAGCGGAAGTGATCGATAAAGCAGGACTGCCAAAAGGCGTATTCAATGTGGTGCATGGATTCGGCGAGACAGCAGGAGATGCACTTGTTTCACACCCTGATGTGAAAGCGATCTCATTTACAGGCGAAACGACAACTGGCTCGATCATTATTAAAAATTCAGCGGATACGTTAAAGAAAACATCGATGGAACTCGGAGGGAAATCACCTTTGATTGTATTCGATGATGCGGATTTAGATCGGGCGCTGGATGCAGCCGTATGGGGGATTTTCTCTTTTAATGGCGAACGTTGTACCGCGAACTCTCGTGTCTTTCTTCAAAAAAACATTAAAGACCAATTTGTGGAGGCACTCAAAGAACGCGTAGCTAATATAAAAGTTGGGGACCCGATGGATCCTTTGACACAGCTTGGGCCTCTAATTGAAAAGGAGCATTTTAATAAAGTAAAGCAGTACATCGAAATTGCCAAAGAAGAAGGATGCGAAGTAGTACAGGGAATGGTTCCTGACGAAGTAAAAGTAGGTAACTTTGTACCGCCAACATTATTATTAAATGCCAAAAATAGCATGAAGGTGTGTCAGGAAGAAATCTTTGGTCCTGTGATGGCGGTAATTGAGTTTGAGACAGAAGAAGAAGTGGTTGCGATGGCCAATGATGTAAGATACGGTCTTGCAGGATATGTCTGGACAAATGATATTAAGAGAGGCCATCGTGTGGCACAGGCGGTAGAAGCAGGTATGCTGTGGATTAATGCCCAAAACGTACGTGATCTTCGTATTCCATTTGGCGGAACAAAAGACAGCGGGATTGGAAGAGAAGGCGGGCATTATGCCATCTTTGAATTTTACACGGAACCGAAAGTTATTCATGTAGCAATTGGGGAACATCATATCCCTCAGTTTGGAAAAAAGAAATGA
- the hpaI gene encoding 2,4-dihydroxyhept-2-ene-1,7-dioic acid aldolase produces the protein MSKLQETKQKLRGSIAPVVTPFKEDESLDLDTFKQLIDWQIASGSHAISVTGTSGEPSSLTLKERELVMETAIKAINGRVPFAPGTGSTNHQEALYLTKTAQEMGVDAAMVIVPYYNKPSQHALYKHYKTIADAVDIPIIVYNIPGRTGVNLEVKTLARLVEDCPNIIGVKESNKDFEHVNRVLLNCGRDFLLFSGIELLCYPMLTIGGSGSISATANVAPAQVAEMHNAWEEGNRERALELHYELMPLNDVLFKDTNPAPVKAALGMMGKIKPVLRMPMDLPNQALQDEIREVLKQYVELPDSVVSR, from the coding sequence ATGTCAAAATTACAAGAAACAAAACAAAAATTAAGAGGATCTATTGCCCCAGTGGTAACCCCATTTAAGGAAGATGAAAGCTTAGATCTTGATACATTCAAACAACTGATAGATTGGCAAATTGCAAGTGGAAGCCATGCTATTTCTGTAACAGGAACTTCAGGAGAACCTAGTTCTTTAACGCTTAAGGAACGAGAATTGGTAATGGAAACGGCCATTAAAGCTATTAACGGCAGAGTGCCTTTCGCGCCAGGAACAGGTTCTACGAATCATCAAGAAGCTCTTTACTTAACGAAAACAGCTCAAGAGATGGGTGTAGATGCTGCGATGGTGATTGTGCCTTACTACAACAAGCCTTCACAACATGCCCTTTATAAACATTACAAGACAATAGCGGACGCGGTAGATATACCGATTATTGTGTATAACATTCCTGGTCGAACAGGCGTGAATCTAGAAGTGAAAACACTTGCCAGATTAGTAGAGGATTGCCCTAATATTATTGGCGTGAAAGAATCGAATAAAGATTTTGAGCATGTCAACCGCGTATTGCTTAACTGCGGAAGGGACTTTCTATTATTTTCCGGTATTGAGCTTCTTTGCTACCCGATGCTTACAATCGGTGGAAGCGGTTCGATTAGTGCGACTGCCAATGTAGCACCAGCTCAGGTAGCTGAAATGCACAACGCTTGGGAAGAAGGAAACAGAGAAAGAGCGCTTGAACTTCACTACGAATTAATGCCTTTAAACGATGTGCTGTTCAAAGACACAAATCCTGCACCAGTGAAAGCAGCCCTTGGAATGATGGGCAAAATTAAACCTGTATTACGCATGCCGATGGACTTGCCTAATCAAGCGCTGCAGGATGAAATTCGCGAAGTCCTCAAGCAGTATGTAGAACTGCCAGATAGCGTGGTGTCAAGGTAA
- a CDS encoding LysR family transcriptional regulator, producing MDIKQLRYFSTIAQEGQITRAAKKLHMAQPPLSHQLKSLEQELGVLLMERNGKNMELTEAGKVLYKRAKELLHRIDETVTEVKEVGDGLKGILSIGSVKTCFSYIPERLRFFREHYPMVTFRLHEGDSFRLAQYLKKRNIELAIVRLPLELNDFASLPLPADRFVVVIPEKWDARKTIQIKEIADMPLMLLHRVSGIGLYELVVDKCRKHGFEPNVVCQCPDASMLLSLVRAGAGATLLPRSTLLSFPSDGLKVMDIEDCMIESESAVIWLKDRYLSKNAVRFIETFNQ from the coding sequence GTGGATATTAAACAGCTTCGTTACTTTTCCACCATTGCACAGGAAGGGCAAATTACACGCGCAGCTAAAAAACTTCACATGGCCCAGCCACCACTAAGTCATCAACTTAAATCGCTCGAACAGGAGCTTGGTGTTCTTTTGATGGAGAGAAATGGAAAGAACATGGAATTAACAGAGGCAGGAAAGGTCCTATATAAAAGAGCAAAAGAGCTTTTACATCGAATTGATGAAACCGTTACAGAGGTAAAAGAAGTAGGAGATGGGCTTAAAGGGATATTATCGATCGGCTCTGTAAAAACATGTTTTTCTTATATACCAGAGAGACTCCGTTTTTTTCGTGAGCATTATCCAATGGTTACTTTTCGATTACATGAAGGAGATTCATTTCGTCTGGCACAATATTTAAAAAAAAGGAATATTGAACTTGCCATCGTCCGACTTCCTTTAGAACTGAATGACTTTGCTTCACTACCGCTACCTGCAGACAGGTTTGTTGTTGTAATACCTGAAAAGTGGGATGCTCGCAAAACCATTCAAATAAAGGAAATTGCAGACATGCCGTTGATGTTATTACATCGAGTAAGTGGAATCGGCCTATACGAACTCGTTGTGGATAAGTGTAGAAAGCATGGATTTGAACCAAATGTTGTTTGTCAATGTCCTGATGCATCTATGCTTTTATCCCTTGTTAGAGCCGGAGCCGGAGCTACATTGCTTCCAAGGTCCACGTTGCTCTCATTTCCTTCAGATGGTTTGAAGGTAATGGATATTGAAGACTGCATGATCGAATCGGAATCCGCTGTTATTTGGCTGAAAGACCGTTATCTCTCCAAAAATGCAGTTCGTTTTATTGAAACATTTAATCAATAA
- a CDS encoding TetR/AcrR family transcriptional regulator has product MEKQHRKKTDAKERIAQKAKELFSQKGYAATSIEDIIAAAGSSKGNVYYHFGSKEKLFLYLIEEDTKEWMEKWQRKQEQYATTADKLYGLAEHYVDDFQNPLLKAGEEFSGSQTADPETLQELLALMRMQRTVYYSIVEEGITSGEFKQMDVQDATLILFGLLAGLGANYYEMELEEIRALYRKAITVFLHGITPENAR; this is encoded by the coding sequence ATGGAAAAGCAACATAGAAAAAAGACAGACGCAAAAGAACGAATTGCACAAAAAGCGAAGGAACTCTTCTCTCAGAAGGGGTATGCGGCAACCTCTATCGAAGACATTATCGCCGCAGCAGGTAGCAGCAAAGGAAACGTATATTATCACTTCGGCAGTAAAGAAAAACTGTTCCTGTACCTTATTGAAGAAGACACGAAAGAATGGATGGAAAAATGGCAAAGAAAACAGGAACAATATGCTACAACCGCTGATAAGCTTTACGGGCTTGCCGAGCACTATGTGGATGACTTTCAAAATCCGCTGTTGAAAGCAGGCGAAGAATTCAGCGGAAGCCAGACGGCGGACCCTGAGACACTGCAAGAATTACTCGCCCTGATGCGCATGCAGCGAACCGTTTATTACTCCATCGTCGAGGAAGGAATAACATCCGGGGAGTTTAAACAGATGGATGTTCAGGACGCTACCCTGATTTTATTCGGACTCCTAGCAGGGCTAGGTGCCAATTATTATGAGATGGAGCTTGAAGAAATAAGAGCGCTTTACCGTAAAGCAATTACTGTTTTCCTGCACGGCATCACGCCTGAGAACGCCCGCTAA
- a CDS encoding PadR family transcriptional regulator: MFDRELVKGSTSLLLLRLLSEKDMYGYELVKEMEKRSEDSLTFKEGTLYPALHKLQSKGLIDSYMQKQEKGPDRKYYRITGEGQKVLLAKTKEWSRFVHVMSKIIGEKPL, translated from the coding sequence ATGTTTGATCGGGAATTGGTTAAAGGAAGTACGTCCCTGCTTTTGCTTCGGCTGTTAAGCGAAAAGGACATGTACGGTTACGAATTGGTCAAGGAAATGGAGAAACGAAGCGAGGATTCACTTACTTTCAAGGAAGGAACGTTATATCCAGCACTTCATAAGCTTCAAAGCAAAGGTTTAATCGATAGTTATATGCAGAAGCAGGAGAAAGGACCGGATCGCAAGTACTATCGAATTACCGGGGAAGGACAGAAGGTCTTGCTTGCGAAAACGAAAGAATGGAGCCGTTTCGTTCATGTCATGTCGAAGATTATAGGAGAAAAACCGCTATGA
- a CDS encoding S66 peptidase family protein produces MAVTPSLLRQGDVIGIVTLGSPLTREVIDQRIAFIREMGFSVVLGRYVYTADGFLAGGDQQRAADFMNMVENPAVKMILPTRGGVGVAGILPYLDYESIARNPKIISGYSDITVLLNTLYAKSNLITLQSLLLIDFKPETPSYNFNQFFTATSTLAAPRTIQNPQGIPVISRVPGNVTGPIVGGNLTSIVGTLGTPFEMDTRGKILLLEETHEPTNTIYRYLNHLKLAGKFDDCIGIIMGECTGCETAYGKTYGDLIDEFIVPIGKPLMTNLATAHGTFKAAIPIGAMVNLNTTANTLTVLEPSVH; encoded by the coding sequence ATGGCTGTTACACCGTCTTTATTACGACAAGGGGATGTAATCGGTATCGTTACACTGGGGAGTCCGCTCACAAGAGAAGTAATCGATCAAAGAATAGCATTCATAAGAGAAATGGGTTTTTCCGTTGTTCTGGGTAGATATGTGTATACAGCTGACGGTTTTCTCGCAGGGGGAGATCAGCAAAGGGCCGCCGATTTCATGAATATGGTAGAGAACCCGGCTGTCAAGATGATTCTGCCGACAAGAGGTGGAGTAGGCGTAGCTGGTATCCTTCCGTACTTAGATTATGAGAGTATTGCCAGAAATCCAAAGATTATTAGCGGTTATAGTGATATCACTGTTTTATTGAACACGCTATATGCAAAATCGAATTTGATTACACTTCAAAGTTTGCTTCTAATAGATTTCAAACCCGAAACACCATCATATAATTTTAATCAGTTTTTTACTGCAACTTCAACGCTTGCCGCGCCTCGTACCATTCAAAATCCACAGGGCATCCCAGTGATAAGCCGCGTCCCGGGTAATGTAACCGGCCCAATTGTCGGCGGGAATCTTACTTCAATTGTCGGTACCTTGGGAACACCATTCGAAATGGATACGAGAGGAAAAATCCTGTTGCTCGAAGAAACGCATGAACCGACGAACACGATTTATCGGTACTTGAATCATTTAAAGCTGGCTGGGAAATTCGATGATTGTATTGGCATTATTATGGGCGAATGCACAGGCTGCGAAACGGCATACGGAAAAACGTACGGAGATCTTATCGACGAATTTATCGTTCCCATAGGTAAGCCACTGATGACGAATCTTGCGACGGCTCACGGTACATTTAAAGCTGCTATTCCCATTGGCGCCATGGTTAATCTAAATACCACGGCCAATACGTTGACCGTTCTAGAACCGTCTGTTCATTGA
- a CDS encoding LysR family transcriptional regulator, with amino-acid sequence METFLAVHEYGNFTEAAKHLYVPQPTVTNRIRQLEEELGQPLFTRGKAGKRNVQLTSAGNVFLPYAEQVLTSLTAAKKHVIASSQKNLLKIGSSIPFTHPFIVDKIKKLYTIKNEININLSFIKNSILNHRLIDNTIDLAFSIRPFTEKNFESYTLGSEEFQLVLSPEHALSQYPYIEDFTSLQTESLICYEPYMEYIEANILAKYPFKKKLFSNQLGIIKNLLNHNYGIAFLPPLLLTQEIKNGSLITLPFKSGCSPGKIHYSLIYKKEQANYINLL; translated from the coding sequence TTGGAGACATTTCTGGCTGTTCACGAGTACGGGAATTTCACTGAAGCCGCAAAGCACCTTTATGTGCCCCAACCTACCGTTACAAACAGAATCCGACAGCTAGAAGAGGAGTTAGGCCAGCCATTGTTTACAAGAGGAAAGGCGGGAAAACGAAATGTCCAGCTTACAAGCGCAGGAAATGTATTTTTGCCTTATGCGGAACAAGTACTTACTTCCCTGACTGCAGCCAAAAAACATGTCATCGCCAGCAGCCAAAAAAACTTATTAAAAATTGGTAGCTCCATTCCCTTTACTCACCCTTTTATTGTGGACAAAATTAAAAAGCTGTACACTATTAAAAACGAAATAAACATCAACCTATCATTTATTAAAAACTCGATCCTCAACCATCGCCTTATCGACAATACCATTGATTTAGCCTTCAGCATTAGACCCTTTACTGAAAAAAACTTCGAAAGCTACACTCTTGGCTCTGAGGAATTCCAACTGGTACTCTCACCGGAACACGCTCTCTCTCAATATCCATACATCGAAGACTTTACATCGCTTCAAACGGAAAGCCTTATTTGTTACGAACCTTATATGGAATACATTGAAGCGAATATACTAGCAAAATACCCATTCAAGAAGAAGCTTTTCTCTAACCAGCTAGGCATTATTAAAAATCTGCTCAACCATAATTACGGCATCGCCTTTCTTCCACCCTTGCTATTAACCCAAGAAATAAAAAACGGTTCCTTAATTACCCTTCCGTTTAAGAGCGGATGTTCTCCCGGAAAAATCCATTATTCACTTATTTACAAGAAAGAGCAGGCAAATTATATAAATCTGCTTTGA
- a CDS encoding aminopeptidase, producing MENFNLYAVATRILQDAVKLEAGENVCIVSDTNTTEIGEIFASCVAAMGAEPVLTVITPRKTHGVEPPEIVAAAMKAADVVLQPITYAITHTNATKDALQAGARVLVMRGITKDLMLYGAVGADYYKIDQLSEVVRQRMTKGNNVRIVTPSGTNLSLSIEGRTGLMLTGLVKGPGTFAAMPDGEAAIAPLEGTAEGTLVIDHTMDAIGMLDTPIHMEVHQGRVISIEGGKSAERLRKIIEEADEGARNIAEFAIGTNPNARLIGNMAEDKKAWGTVHIAVGDSHVIGGTVESSIHLDGLLLSPTVWIDDECVIQEGRLLVQDEPAMESGVSAQG from the coding sequence ATGGAGAATTTCAATTTGTATGCGGTTGCGACGCGGATTTTACAGGATGCTGTTAAGCTTGAAGCAGGGGAGAATGTGTGCATTGTATCGGATACGAATACAACTGAAATTGGAGAAATTTTCGCTTCATGCGTGGCGGCAATGGGAGCCGAACCGGTGCTTACTGTTATCACACCAAGAAAAACGCACGGTGTAGAGCCACCGGAAATCGTGGCGGCAGCGATGAAAGCAGCTGATGTGGTGTTACAGCCGATTACGTATGCTATTACGCATACGAACGCGACGAAAGATGCATTGCAAGCAGGCGCCCGGGTTCTTGTCATGAGGGGCATAACGAAAGATTTGATGCTGTATGGAGCTGTAGGGGCTGATTATTACAAGATCGATCAGTTATCCGAAGTGGTCAGGCAGAGGATGACGAAAGGAAACAACGTACGTATTGTCACGCCGTCGGGTACGAATCTTTCGTTAAGTATTGAAGGCAGAACGGGGTTGATGCTGACGGGTCTGGTGAAAGGACCGGGTACATTTGCCGCTATGCCGGACGGGGAAGCGGCAATTGCACCGCTTGAAGGTACGGCGGAAGGTACACTGGTCATCGACCATACGATGGATGCTATCGGCATGTTGGACACACCGATTCACATGGAGGTCCATCAGGGCAGAGTAATTAGCATTGAAGGAGGCAAGTCAGCTGAAAGATTAAGAAAAATCATCGAGGAAGCAGATGAAGGAGCGCGCAACATTGCTGAATTTGCCATTGGTACCAACCCGAATGCTCGTCTGATCGGTAATATGGCCGAAGATAAAAAAGCGTGGGGGACCGTGCACATCGCCGTCGGTGATAGCCATGTCATCGGCGGAACGGTAGAAAGCTCGATACATTTGGACGGATTGCTCCTGTCCCCGACTGTTTGGATTGATGATGAATGCGTCATCCAGGAAGGCAGACTGCTGGTACAGGATGAACCCGCCATGGAATCCGGCGTGTCTGCACAAGGATAA
- a CDS encoding GntR family transcriptional regulator, whose product MVEVSKKLIKETTTTAVYNRLSELIASGYFQMGEWIRERHIREILGVSSTPIREALRMLVQERLLESVPHHGVRIRRLSIKEIQDFYELRAELEGLSAQLAAMRASEVQLLAVQDMLDEAGERMKKTSVHEMEAVRHNHDFHGMIAQASGNHALADSLVQQRSNFNLLRVMLWGKDKQRPLVTVSQHQAILDAIVDRNPGLARKRAQEHILDSATLMLKVAKELENKS is encoded by the coding sequence ATGGTCGAGGTTTCGAAAAAACTCATAAAAGAGACGACAACGACGGCGGTGTATAACCGTTTAAGCGAGCTAATCGCTTCCGGGTATTTTCAGATGGGTGAATGGATTCGGGAACGACACATTCGGGAGATACTGGGGGTCAGCAGTACGCCGATCCGCGAGGCGCTTCGGATGCTGGTTCAGGAGAGATTGTTGGAATCCGTTCCGCATCATGGCGTCCGTATCCGACGATTATCCATAAAAGAGATACAGGATTTCTATGAATTACGTGCTGAACTTGAAGGGTTATCTGCTCAACTGGCTGCGATGCGGGCGTCTGAAGTCCAACTGCTTGCTGTACAGGATATGCTGGACGAAGCAGGTGAGCGAATGAAAAAAACATCCGTTCATGAGATGGAAGCAGTTCGGCACAATCATGATTTCCATGGAATGATTGCGCAAGCAAGCGGCAACCATGCATTAGCCGATTCGTTGGTACAGCAACGTTCCAACTTTAATTTGCTTCGTGTAATGCTCTGGGGAAAGGACAAACAAAGGCCGCTTGTTACTGTGAGTCAGCACCAGGCGATTCTTGACGCTATCGTGGACAGGAATCCCGGCCTGGCCCGAAAGCGGGCGCAGGAACATATTTTAGATTCGGCGACCTTGATGTTGAAAGTGGCCAAGGAACTGGAAAATAAATCATGA
- a CDS encoding xanthine dehydrogenase family protein molybdopterin-binding subunit: MKILGQPIKRKIDPRLVRGEGQYIADLRIANTLNVAFVRSPHAHAYIRDMNLEEARRLPGVVAIFGPEDGEGFPSLPLLFPHGSLTPVTQRPFDRTVHHVGEPVAMVIAENRYIAEDALDVIHVQYEPLPAVAHLEDAVQADAPLAHRHLASNEAARFVQTIGDAESAMKEADVVVHHRFRIGRVSCLPIETRGLLANWNDKGVEPYLEVHATTQNQHEMRNILAKLLNLSENQIRVIAPDVGGAFGAKAPFYVEDFLVCWASCQLGMPVRWIEDRMEHMMGSIHEREQLHEASLGVTSEGKIVAVTDMMLANTGAYVPWGIIVPLMTSTLIPGPYKVPNYSCDVRVLYTNTVPHAPFRGAGRPQAALILNRLLDQAAEKLGMDPVEIRRINLIGADEFPYRTGLLSRDGKPQVYDSGDYQKLIDEAVEKSGYGEWRMRQREYRKQGRHIGIGVACAIENTGFGSFEGATVRIEVNGEVTVITGAASQGQGHETTLAQVAAEVLDMPLNRVTVRQGDTRLISYGTGTFASRIATITGTAIYRAAQAVKEKALKIAVYKLQAKEEELELSGGFIRNKHYPSATISLGELAAEARGVFPGTTFSLPVSPGLEVTDYFAPESAAISSMADVAVVEIDMDSFSIKVLDYTSIHDCGRLLNPLVVNGQMQGGIVNGIGNALYEEVIYDKQGQLLTSTLMDYLVPSSLESPEMTLGHIETPSPLNPLGAKGAGESGTIPVPAVIQSAVEDALRPWNVKVGEIPVKPTYIRTLLKER, from the coding sequence ATGAAAATATTAGGGCAGCCGATAAAAAGAAAAATTGATCCCAGGTTAGTCCGGGGCGAAGGGCAGTACATCGCAGATTTGCGTATAGCGAATACGCTAAACGTCGCTTTTGTGCGAAGTCCCCATGCTCATGCATACATTCGGGATATGAACCTTGAGGAAGCGCGGCGGTTGCCGGGTGTAGTAGCCATATTCGGACCGGAGGATGGAGAGGGCTTTCCGTCTTTGCCCCTGCTGTTTCCACACGGAAGCTTGACTCCGGTTACGCAGCGACCATTTGATCGAACGGTGCATCATGTGGGGGAACCGGTAGCCATGGTGATTGCGGAAAATCGATATATCGCAGAAGATGCGCTAGATGTTATTCATGTCCAGTATGAACCTCTCCCTGCGGTCGCGCATCTTGAAGACGCGGTGCAGGCCGATGCTCCATTGGCTCATCGGCACCTTGCGTCCAATGAAGCGGCACGGTTTGTCCAAACCATCGGAGATGCCGAGTCGGCGATGAAGGAAGCGGATGTAGTCGTTCATCACCGGTTTCGGATCGGCAGGGTAAGCTGCTTGCCGATTGAGACGAGAGGATTGCTTGCTAACTGGAATGACAAAGGTGTCGAGCCATACTTAGAAGTTCACGCCACTACACAAAATCAACATGAAATGCGAAATATCCTGGCCAAATTACTGAACCTTTCCGAAAACCAGATTCGGGTCATCGCGCCGGATGTAGGTGGCGCGTTCGGGGCAAAAGCTCCGTTCTATGTAGAGGATTTTCTTGTATGTTGGGCGTCCTGTCAGCTCGGGATGCCTGTTAGATGGATCGAAGACAGAATGGAGCACATGATGGGGTCGATTCATGAACGAGAGCAGCTTCATGAAGCGTCGCTTGGTGTTACCTCAGAAGGGAAGATTGTAGCGGTAACCGATATGATGCTTGCCAATACAGGAGCCTATGTACCTTGGGGGATTATTGTGCCATTGATGACATCAACGCTTATCCCGGGACCGTACAAAGTTCCGAACTATTCTTGCGATGTTCGGGTGCTGTACACGAATACAGTTCCACATGCTCCGTTTCGCGGTGCAGGCCGTCCGCAGGCCGCTTTAATTTTAAATCGTTTACTCGATCAGGCAGCAGAAAAGCTTGGAATGGACCCGGTGGAGATTCGACGCATAAATCTTATCGGTGCGGATGAGTTTCCATACCGTACAGGGCTATTGTCAAGGGACGGTAAGCCGCAGGTGTATGATAGCGGAGACTATCAGAAGCTGATAGATGAAGCGGTAGAGAAGAGCGGTTACGGTGAATGGAGAATGCGGCAACGGGAATATCGTAAGCAAGGCAGGCATATCGGAATTGGCGTAGCGTGTGCGATTGAGAATACAGGGTTCGGATCATTTGAGGGCGCCACAGTACGTATTGAGGTAAATGGAGAGGTGACGGTCATTACGGGGGCTGCATCCCAGGGACAAGGACACGAAACGACGCTTGCGCAGGTAGCGGCGGAAGTGCTTGATATGCCGCTCAACCGAGTTACGGTCAGGCAGGGGGATACTCGACTGATTTCGTACGGTACCGGAACGTTCGCCAGCCGAATTGCTACGATTACGGGAACGGCCATTTATCGAGCTGCCCAAGCCGTCAAGGAGAAAGCGTTGAAAATTGCCGTCTATAAGTTACAGGCAAAGGAAGAAGAGTTGGAACTTTCTGGTGGCTTCATCCGAAACAAGCACTATCCTTCCGCTACAATATCGTTGGGGGAATTGGCTGCTGAAGCGAGAGGAGTATTTCCGGGCACGACATTTTCGCTTCCTGTTTCTCCAGGATTGGAAGTTACTGATTATTTCGCGCCTGAGTCTGCTGCAATTTCCTCGATGGCGGATGTGGCGGTTGTGGAAATAGATATGGATTCGTTCAGTATAAAGGTACTGGATTATACGTCGATTCATGATTGCGGCCGGCTGTTGAATCCACTTGTCGTGAATGGGCAGATGCAGGGCGGTATTGTGAATGGCATCGGAAACGCGTTATATGAGGAAGTAATCTATGATAAGCAAGGCCAGCTTCTCACAAGCACACTGATGGATTATCTCGTTCCTTCGTCCTTAGAAAGTCCCGAGATGACACTCGGACATATTGAGACACCCTCTCCATTGAATCCTCTAGGAGCCAAAGGAGCCGGTGAGAGCGGTACCATTCCAGTACCGGCTGTTATTCAATCAGCCGTAGAAGATGCACTGCGGCCCTGGAATGTTAAAGTTGGTGAGATTCCTGTTAAGCCGACATATATTCGAACGCTTCTAAAAGAGCGATAA